The following are encoded together in the Streptomyces rapamycinicus NRRL 5491 genome:
- a CDS encoding Rv2578c family radical SAM protein, with translation MRWDNLTRDDTAATPALFAADAVTTRTFDTPEFRGITFHEIRARSIINRVPGASRMPFEWTVNPYRGCSHACVYCFARKTHSYLDLDTGIGFDSQIVVKTNAPDLLRRELASRRWTGEHIAMGTNVDCYQRAEGRYRLMPGILTALTERANPFSILTKGTLILRDLELLRRASHVTDIGVSVSVGFTDGELWRTVEPGTPSPERRLDAVRALSSHGIPCGVLMAPVIPFLSDSPEQLRATVRAIAEAGASSVTPLVLHLRPGAREWFTAWLTHHHPRLLRRYDALYEGGSYAPKWYQRRITGMVHDFATEYGIGPYASGAHRNVSGKPGARTEEEPDARADSPPAQLSLL, from the coding sequence ATGCGCTGGGACAACCTGACCCGAGACGACACGGCGGCCACCCCGGCCCTCTTCGCCGCGGACGCGGTCACCACCCGTACCTTCGACACCCCGGAGTTCCGCGGGATCACCTTCCACGAGATCCGGGCGCGCTCGATCATCAACCGGGTGCCCGGGGCCTCCCGGATGCCGTTCGAGTGGACGGTGAACCCGTACCGCGGCTGCTCCCACGCCTGCGTCTACTGCTTCGCGCGCAAGACCCACAGCTATCTCGACCTGGACACCGGGATCGGCTTCGACTCCCAGATCGTGGTGAAGACCAACGCGCCGGACCTGCTCCGCCGCGAGCTGGCCTCCCGCCGCTGGACCGGTGAGCACATCGCCATGGGCACCAACGTGGACTGCTACCAGCGCGCCGAGGGCCGCTACCGGCTCATGCCCGGCATCCTTACGGCGCTCACGGAGCGCGCCAACCCCTTCTCGATCCTCACCAAGGGCACCCTGATCCTGCGCGATCTGGAGCTGCTGCGGCGGGCGTCACACGTCACCGACATAGGCGTCTCGGTCTCGGTCGGCTTCACCGACGGCGAGCTGTGGCGCACCGTCGAACCGGGCACGCCCTCGCCCGAGCGGCGCCTGGACGCCGTAAGGGCGCTGTCCTCCCACGGGATCCCGTGCGGTGTGCTGATGGCCCCGGTGATCCCCTTCCTCAGTGACTCCCCCGAGCAACTGCGGGCCACCGTAAGGGCGATAGCCGAGGCCGGTGCCAGCTCCGTGACGCCTCTGGTGCTCCATCTGCGCCCGGGCGCCCGTGAGTGGTTCACCGCCTGGCTCACCCACCACCACCCCCGGCTGCTGCGGCGGTACGACGCGCTGTACGAGGGCGGGTCCTACGCCCCGAAGTGGTACCAGCGGCGGATCACCGGGATGGTGCACGACTTCGCCACCGAGTACGGCATCGGCCCGTACGCGTCGGGCGCCCACCGCAATGTGTCCGGGAAGCCGGGCGCCCGGACCGAAGAGGAGCCGGACGCCCGGGCCGACTCACCACCGGCCCAGCTGTCACTGCTCTGA
- a CDS encoding HEAT repeat domain-containing protein, which yields MDDEFRTLTERVRASLSTPQETAAHASLLALVRQGTPAAREQLARILVAPEQPLWARETAAFVLGSAKDRRAFETLVLLLNYREPARCATAARVLARLGDPRTARAAAALATNPLRTAYSLHPIRLLVELRAPESVPALVAALERQLAARDRHWAIARACVEGLGAIGDERAIPALTAAAQHIRLSAAAAAALARITGEGAVTGGGAPEPAGQGGGAEKVGEARVP from the coding sequence ATGGACGATGAATTCCGGACGCTGACGGAGCGGGTACGGGCCTCGCTCTCAACCCCCCAGGAAACCGCGGCCCATGCCTCGCTGCTCGCGCTCGTGCGCCAGGGCACCCCCGCCGCGCGTGAACAGCTGGCCCGCATCCTCGTCGCGCCGGAGCAGCCGCTGTGGGCCCGGGAGACGGCAGCCTTCGTGCTCGGCAGCGCCAAGGACCGCCGGGCCTTCGAAACCCTTGTCCTCCTGCTCAACTACCGCGAGCCGGCCCGCTGTGCGACCGCCGCCCGGGTGCTGGCCCGGCTCGGCGATCCGCGCACCGCGCGGGCCGCCGCCGCCCTGGCCACGAACCCGCTGCGCACCGCGTACTCCCTGCACCCCATCCGGCTGCTGGTGGAGCTGCGAGCCCCCGAGTCCGTACCGGCCCTGGTGGCCGCCCTGGAACGGCAGTTGGCGGCCCGCGACCGGCACTGGGCGATCGCCCGCGCCTGCGTGGAGGGCCTGGGCGCGATCGGCGACGAGCGCGCCATCCCCGCCCTGACCGCCGCCGCCCAGCACATACGCCTCAGCGCGGCGGCCGCCGCCGCGCTGGCCCGGATCACCGGGGAGGGCGCCGTCACGGGCGGGGGCGCGCCGGAGCCGGCGGGCCAGGGCGGCGGGGCGGAGAAGGTGGGTGAGGCGCGGGTGCCGTGA
- a CDS encoding 3-hydroxyacyl-CoA dehydrogenase family protein — MDRLPHTGVSTTSPSDLSPSRAPLTTVAVVGLGTMGTGIAEILARAGREVIGVDINESACRRAVTALEVATARAVHRERISERERAGILDRFRISTDLRAAAGAELVIEVVPEDYDTKHEVFAELDTVVSPTAILATGTNALSVTRLAAESAHPERVLGLHFFNPAPAMKLVEIVSSVLTAPAAVEAVTALALDLGKEPVALGDRPGFVADGLLFGYLNQAAAMYEAKYAAREDIDAAMKLGCGLPMGPLTLLDLIGVDTARTVLEAMYAASGDRLHAPAPILGQLAQAGLTGRKAGRGFYTYEAPGSGTIVPDAATAEVGHSTEGARPVRAVGVAGSGTMASGIAEVFAKAGLEVVLAGRTLDKAAAAKARIGKSLKRSVSKGRMTEQAREQALARITPADALDAFADVDLAVEAVAEDLVVKQELFRVLDKVCKPGAVLATTTSSLPVVACARATSRPQDVVGLHFFNPAPAMKLVEVVHTVLTADDVRATAHAVCAAVRKHPVDCGDRAGFIVNALLFPYLNNAVKMVQEHYATPDAIDAAMKLGGGYPMGPFELLDVVGLDVSLAIEQVLHREFREPGLAPAPLLEHLVAAGCLGRKTGRGFREYAKA, encoded by the coding sequence ATGGACCGTCTCCCACACACCGGCGTCAGCACTACGTCCCCCTCTGATCTCTCCCCCTCCCGGGCCCCGCTCACTACTGTCGCCGTCGTCGGGCTCGGCACGATGGGCACCGGCATCGCCGAGATCCTGGCCCGGGCGGGCCGCGAAGTGATCGGTGTCGACATCAACGAAAGCGCCTGCCGCCGGGCCGTCACCGCGCTCGAAGTCGCCACCGCCCGCGCCGTGCACCGCGAGCGGATCAGCGAACGGGAGCGGGCCGGGATCCTCGACCGCTTCCGCATCTCCACCGATCTGCGCGCCGCCGCCGGCGCGGAGCTGGTGATCGAGGTGGTGCCGGAGGACTACGACACCAAGCACGAGGTCTTCGCCGAGCTGGACACCGTGGTCAGCCCCACCGCGATCCTCGCGACCGGCACCAACGCGCTGTCGGTGACCCGGCTGGCCGCCGAGTCCGCCCATCCGGAGCGGGTCCTGGGCCTGCACTTCTTCAATCCGGCGCCCGCGATGAAGCTCGTCGAGATCGTCTCCAGCGTGCTGACCGCCCCGGCGGCCGTCGAGGCGGTCACCGCGCTCGCCCTCGATCTGGGCAAGGAGCCGGTGGCGCTCGGCGACCGGCCCGGGTTCGTCGCCGACGGACTGCTGTTCGGCTACCTCAACCAGGCCGCCGCGATGTACGAGGCGAAGTACGCGGCGCGGGAGGACATCGACGCCGCCATGAAGCTCGGCTGCGGGCTGCCGATGGGTCCGCTGACGCTGCTCGACCTGATCGGCGTCGACACCGCCCGCACCGTCCTGGAGGCCATGTACGCCGCCTCAGGCGACCGGCTGCACGCGCCCGCGCCCATCCTGGGGCAGCTCGCCCAGGCCGGTCTCACCGGCCGTAAGGCGGGCCGCGGCTTCTACACGTACGAGGCGCCGGGCAGCGGCACCATCGTCCCCGACGCCGCGACGGCCGAGGTGGGGCACTCCACGGAAGGGGCGCGCCCCGTGCGCGCCGTCGGCGTCGCCGGCTCGGGCACGATGGCCTCCGGGATCGCCGAGGTCTTCGCAAAGGCGGGCCTGGAAGTGGTGCTGGCCGGACGGACCCTGGACAAGGCCGCGGCGGCCAAGGCCCGCATAGGGAAATCCCTGAAAAGGTCAGTGTCCAAGGGGCGGATGACCGAGCAGGCCCGGGAGCAGGCGCTGGCGCGGATCACCCCGGCCGACGCGCTCGACGCGTTCGCCGACGTGGACCTGGCCGTGGAGGCGGTGGCCGAGGACCTGGTGGTCAAGCAGGAGCTGTTCCGGGTGCTGGACAAGGTCTGCAAACCGGGCGCGGTGCTGGCCACGACCACCTCCTCGCTGCCGGTCGTCGCCTGCGCGCGGGCGACCTCGCGCCCGCAGGACGTGGTGGGCCTGCACTTCTTCAACCCGGCGCCCGCGATGAAGCTGGTCGAGGTGGTGCACACCGTGCTGACCGCGGACGATGTGCGCGCGACCGCGCACGCCGTGTGCGCGGCGGTGCGCAAACACCCGGTGGACTGCGGCGACCGGGCAGGATTCATCGTGAACGCCCTGCTGTTCCCGTACCTCAACAACGCCGTGAAGATGGTCCAGGAGCACTACGCCACCCCGGACGCCATCGACGCCGCGATGAAACTGGGCGGCGGCTATCCGATGGGCCCCTTCGAACTGCTCGACGTCGTGGGGCTCGACGTGTCGCTGGCCATCGAGCAGGTGCTGCACCGGGAGTTCCGCGAGCCGGGCCTGGCGCCGGCGCCGCTGCTGGAGCATCTGGTGGCCGCCGGATGCCTCGGCCGCAAGACCGGGCGCGGCTTCCGCGAGTATGCCAAAGCCTGA
- a CDS encoding TetR family transcriptional regulator, with the protein MSQPVKATRTERTKRTPSSGGGESAGSRRAAAQRLSMRRKLAAAAMELFATQGYEATTVDEIAARAGVARRTFFRHFRSKEEAIFPDHDDTLVRAAAVLDAAPPHENPLDTVCRGIKEVMRMYAASPGVSVERYRLTREVPALREREIASVARYERLFTRYLLGHFDEGAHHDGDDDPLLAEVAASAVVTAHNHVLRRWLRAGGQGDVESQLDHAFAIVRETFGSGIGGRPAVAGGRPAAAVSAKEEDEVMVMVARTDAPLTEVMRTIKEALQR; encoded by the coding sequence ATGTCCCAGCCCGTGAAGGCCACGCGTACGGAGCGTACGAAGCGAACCCCCTCATCCGGTGGCGGTGAGAGCGCGGGAAGCCGCCGCGCCGCGGCTCAGCGTCTGTCCATGCGCCGCAAACTCGCGGCCGCGGCGATGGAGTTGTTCGCGACGCAGGGGTACGAGGCGACGACCGTCGACGAGATCGCGGCCAGGGCGGGGGTGGCCCGGCGCACCTTCTTCCGGCACTTCCGCTCCAAGGAAGAGGCGATCTTCCCGGACCACGACGACACGCTGGTGCGGGCGGCGGCGGTGCTGGACGCGGCGCCTCCGCATGAGAACCCCCTGGACACCGTGTGCCGCGGGATCAAAGAGGTCATGCGGATGTACGCGGCCTCACCGGGCGTCTCCGTGGAGCGCTACCGGCTGACCCGTGAGGTACCGGCGCTGCGGGAGCGGGAGATCGCCTCGGTGGCCCGCTACGAGCGGCTGTTCACCCGCTATCTGCTGGGCCACTTCGACGAGGGCGCCCACCACGACGGCGACGACGATCCGCTGCTGGCCGAGGTCGCCGCGTCGGCCGTGGTCACGGCCCACAACCATGTGCTGCGGCGCTGGCTGCGGGCGGGCGGCCAAGGCGATGTGGAGTCCCAGCTGGACCACGCGTTCGCGATCGTCCGCGAAACGTTCGGGAGCGGTATCGGGGGGCGCCCCGCCGTGGCCGGCGGGCGCCCCGCGGCGGCGGTCTCGGCGAAGGAGGAGGACGAGGTGATGGTGATGGTGGCGCGGACGGACGCGCCGCTGACGGAGGTCATGCGAACGATCAAGGAAGCGCTGCAGCGGTAG